One segment of Solanum lycopersicum chromosome 1, SLM_r2.1 DNA contains the following:
- the LOC101260856 gene encoding outer envelope pore protein 16-2, chloroplastic, with amino-acid sequence MSSNLECRSLLHGFDKGGLFDLGHPLLNRISESFVKAAGIGAVQAVAREAYFTASESTGGDTSSIPPEITGPKKNRFPDLRGETNRKSVEALVKSTGKESVQWGLAAGMYSGLTYGLKEARGVHDWKNSALAGAITGAALALTLEERSHEQVVQCAITGAAISTAANLLTGIF; translated from the exons ATGAGCAGTAACTTGGAGTGTCGATCATTGCTTCATGGATTTGATAAGGGAGGACTTTTTGATTTGGGACATCCTCTTCTTAATCGTATTTCTGAAAGTTTTGTCAAAGCTGCTGGG ATTGGTGCTGTTCAAGCTGTTGCTCGTGAGGCTTATTTTACTGCTTCTGAAA GTACGGGTGGAGATACAAGTAGCATACCACCAGAGATCACTGGTCCCAAGAAGAATCGATTTCCAGACCTTAGAG GTGAGACCAACAGAAAGTCAGTTGAGGCCCTG GTAAAGAGCACCGGAAAAGAATCTGTTCAATGGG GACTAGCTGCAGGGATGTACTCTGGACTTACATATGGATTAAAAGAGGCACGTGGCGTCCATGATTGG AAAAATAGCGCGTTGGCGGGAGCAATAACTGGTGCAGCGTTGGCTTTAACACTAGAAGAACGTTCTCATGAACAGGTGGTGCAGTGTGCCATCACAGGAGCAGCTATCTCGACTGCTGCGAATCTGCTTACAGGAATATTTTAG